A stretch of Allostreptomyces psammosilenae DNA encodes these proteins:
- a CDS encoding VOC family protein — MIGTLGTVVLDCPDPVALAEFYAAVLGGTANTEDPEWTVLTLEGGTVLSFQLAPDHRPPLWPDPEHPQQFHLDVSVDDVDAAHERVLALGATFLQDRVGEDGYGWRVYADPAGHPFCLCRDRSQEAGAGTAPG; from the coding sequence ATGATCGGCACCCTGGGCACCGTCGTCCTCGACTGTCCCGATCCCGTCGCGCTCGCCGAGTTCTACGCGGCCGTGCTGGGCGGCACCGCGAACACCGAGGACCCGGAGTGGACCGTGCTCACCCTGGAGGGCGGCACGGTGCTCTCCTTCCAGCTCGCGCCCGACCACCGCCCGCCGCTGTGGCCGGATCCGGAGCACCCGCAGCAGTTCCACCTCGACGTCTCGGTCGACGACGTCGACGCGGCCCACGAGCGGGTGCTGGCGCTCGGCGCCACCTTCCTCCAGGACCGCGTCGGGGAGGACGGGTACGGCTGGCGGGTCTACGCCGACCCGGCCGGGCACCCGTTCTGCCTGTGCCGCGACCGCTCCCAGGAGGCGGGCGCCGGCACGGCCCCCGGGTGA
- the dapD gene encoding 2,3,4,5-tetrahydropyridine-2,6-dicarboxylate N-succinyltransferase has protein sequence MSTEDTIETTPTPGAIGVGLATVAEDGTVLDTWYPAPALTDAPGGPSGTERLTAKQVKAELGVHAERALGPDEWRGVEVIGVRCVISSLADKPVDAHDAYLRLHLLSSRLVRPHGANLDGIFGLLANVAWTSYGPCPVDRVETARMAARADGRVFEVQGIDKFPRMTEYVVPSGVRIANTDRVRLGAHLAPGTTVMHEGFVNFNAGTLGASMVEGRISAGVVVGDGSDIGGGASIMGTLSGGGKQVISIGQRSLLGANAGIGISLGDDCVVEAGLYVTAGTRVSLPDGTVVKAAELSGRSGMLLRRHSQTGAVEAVWRTKSWGELNADLHAHN, from the coding sequence GTGAGCACTGAGGACACCATCGAGACCACCCCCACCCCCGGCGCGATCGGAGTCGGCCTGGCCACCGTGGCCGAGGACGGCACCGTCCTGGACACCTGGTACCCCGCCCCCGCGCTGACCGACGCCCCCGGCGGCCCCAGCGGCACGGAGCGGCTGACCGCCAAGCAGGTCAAGGCCGAGCTGGGCGTGCACGCGGAACGGGCGCTGGGCCCCGACGAGTGGCGCGGCGTCGAGGTGATCGGCGTGCGCTGCGTCATCTCCTCCCTGGCCGACAAGCCGGTCGACGCCCACGACGCCTACCTGCGACTGCACCTGCTCAGCTCCCGCCTGGTGCGCCCGCACGGCGCCAACCTGGACGGCATCTTCGGCCTGCTGGCCAACGTCGCCTGGACCTCGTACGGCCCCTGCCCGGTGGACCGGGTGGAGACGGCCCGGATGGCCGCGCGCGCGGACGGCCGGGTCTTCGAGGTGCAGGGCATCGACAAGTTCCCGCGGATGACCGAGTACGTCGTCCCGTCGGGCGTGCGCATCGCGAACACCGACCGGGTGCGGCTCGGAGCCCACCTGGCCCCCGGCACCACGGTGATGCACGAGGGCTTCGTGAACTTCAACGCCGGCACCCTGGGCGCCTCCATGGTCGAGGGGCGGATCAGCGCCGGCGTCGTGGTGGGCGACGGCAGCGACATCGGCGGCGGCGCCTCGATCATGGGCACGCTCTCCGGCGGCGGCAAGCAGGTCATCTCCATCGGCCAGCGCTCGCTGCTGGGCGCCAACGCCGGCATCGGCATCTCGCTCGGCGACGACTGCGTGGTGGAGGCCGGGCTGTACGTCACGGCCGGCACCCGGGTGAGCCTGCCGGACGGGACCGTGGTCAAGGCCGCGGAGCTGTCCGGCCGCTCCGGGATGCTGCTGCGCCGGCACTCGCAGACCGGCGCCGTCGAGGCGGTCTGGCGGACGAAGTCCTGGGGCGAGCTCAACGCCGACCTGCACGCGCACAACTGA
- a CDS encoding riboflavin synthase, with protein MFTGIVEELGEVVGVERLDSAARIRLRGRTVTVQARHGDSIAVNGVCLTVVDVPGTAGLAPDEFTADVMAETLHRSNLGDLTAGTPVNLERATAVGARLGGHIVQGHVDGTAELLARTSGPLDAAGAPRWEVLRFSLPARLARYVVEKGSITVDGVSLTVVEAGHDSFTVSLIPTTLALTTLGRRAVGERVNLEVDVLAKYLERLVAVEPEIAGRRLRDVPADGGHAPAAGEPADLPAGR; from the coding sequence TTGTTCACCGGAATCGTCGAGGAGCTCGGCGAGGTCGTGGGCGTGGAACGCCTCGACTCAGCCGCCCGGATACGGCTGCGTGGCCGTACCGTCACCGTCCAGGCCCGGCACGGCGACTCGATCGCCGTCAACGGCGTCTGCCTCACCGTCGTGGACGTCCCCGGAACGGCCGGCCTGGCCCCCGACGAGTTCACCGCCGACGTCATGGCCGAGACGCTGCACCGCTCCAACCTCGGCGACCTGACCGCCGGGACGCCGGTCAACCTGGAGCGGGCCACCGCCGTGGGCGCCCGGCTCGGCGGCCACATCGTGCAGGGACACGTCGACGGCACCGCCGAGCTGCTCGCCCGCACGAGCGGACCGCTGGACGCCGCCGGCGCCCCGCGCTGGGAGGTGCTGCGCTTCTCGCTGCCGGCCCGCCTGGCCCGCTACGTGGTGGAGAAGGGCTCGATCACCGTCGACGGCGTCAGCCTCACCGTGGTCGAGGCCGGCCACGACTCCTTCACCGTCAGCCTCATCCCCACCACCCTCGCCCTCACCACGCTCGGGCGGCGCGCGGTGGGCGAGCGGGTCAACCTGGAGGTGGACGTGCTCGCCAAGTACCTGGAGCGGCTGGTGGCGGTCGAGCCGGAGATCGCCGGGCGCCGCCTGCGCGACGTACCGGCCGACGGGGGCCACGCGCCCGCCGCGGGCGAGCCCGCCGACCTGCCGGCGGGGCGGTGA
- the pnuC gene encoding nicotinamide riboside transporter PnuC, with translation MDLLDWFSWLEEPIFTVGGEGVPWADLLGNIAAVATIALAMRRSVLTWPVQIAGSLLLIVASLSVNLGGNAARQVVIIVVGAYGWWRWTRRRRAGGAGGDGAVAVRFATTAERIGLLALLAVGTSAFALLLDALDASWAPWPDAYIFVGSLVAMLAQARGLVEFWFAWILVDVVGVPLAVSGGLLFSGAVYTVMFVMVLFGLRDWWRRGRQARAAAAAPAVPGPSRAPGAGTPSEGASL, from the coding sequence GTGGACCTCCTGGACTGGTTCTCCTGGCTGGAGGAGCCGATCTTCACCGTGGGCGGCGAGGGCGTGCCCTGGGCAGACCTGCTCGGCAACATCGCCGCCGTCGCCACCATCGCGCTGGCGATGCGGCGCTCGGTGCTCACCTGGCCGGTGCAGATCGCCGGCTCCCTGCTGCTGATCGTGGCGAGCCTGTCCGTGAACCTCGGCGGGAACGCCGCCCGCCAGGTCGTCATCATCGTGGTGGGCGCCTACGGCTGGTGGCGGTGGACCCGGCGCCGGCGCGCGGGGGGCGCCGGGGGCGACGGCGCCGTCGCGGTGCGCTTCGCCACCACCGCCGAGCGGATCGGCCTGCTGGCCCTGCTCGCCGTGGGCACCTCCGCGTTCGCCCTGCTGCTGGACGCGCTGGACGCCTCCTGGGCGCCCTGGCCGGACGCCTACATCTTCGTCGGCAGCCTGGTGGCGATGCTCGCCCAGGCCCGTGGCCTGGTCGAGTTCTGGTTCGCCTGGATCCTGGTGGACGTCGTGGGCGTCCCGCTGGCCGTCTCCGGCGGCCTGCTGTTCAGCGGCGCCGTCTACACGGTCATGTTCGTCATGGTGCTGTTCGGGCTCCGTGACTGGTGGCGGCGCGGCCGGCAGGCCCGCGCCGCGGCCGCCGCCCCGGCGGTGCCGGGCCCCAGCCGGGCCCCCGGCGCCGGCACCCCAAGCGAAGGAGCCTCCCTGTGA
- the ribB gene encoding 3,4-dihydroxy-2-butanone-4-phosphate synthase, whose product MAWTAEGRPVRDADLALDTVEEAIAEIAAGKPVVVVDDENRENEGDLVIAASAVTPQWMAFFIRYTSGYVCAPMTPEDLDRLRVPAMTEVNEDSKQTAYAVSVDARHGVTTGISAADRARTVRVLGDPASGPTDLIRPGHVLPLRAVPGGVLARPGHTEATVDLARLAGLPPAGAIAEIVNDDGTMARLPDLVPFARAHGLKIISIEALIAYRRRLAAVESTGAEAEPLGGAAGPAGATRPAGATRPAGATALGAAHGGGDAGPSGDLPGVVRAAETDLPTRHGRFRAVGYRAADGGEHIALVAGELVDGRLPKGEDVPVRVHSECLTGDAFGSLRCDCGPQLEAAMERIAEIGHGVVLYLRGHEGRGIGLVHKLRAYQLQDAGLDTVDANLELGLPADARDYRAGAQILADLGVRSVRLLTNNPAKRDALEALGIPVTGREAVPVPPGVDNVRYLVTKRDRMGHDLPWLRTAAPEPPPVPQPTGS is encoded by the coding sequence CTGGCCTGGACGGCCGAAGGCCGGCCAGTCCGCGACGCCGACCTCGCCCTCGACACCGTCGAGGAGGCCATCGCGGAGATCGCCGCCGGCAAGCCGGTCGTCGTGGTGGACGACGAGAACCGGGAGAACGAGGGCGACCTGGTCATCGCCGCCTCCGCGGTCACCCCGCAGTGGATGGCGTTCTTCATCCGCTACACCTCCGGCTACGTCTGCGCCCCCATGACGCCGGAGGACCTGGACCGGCTCCGGGTGCCCGCGATGACCGAGGTCAACGAGGACAGCAAGCAGACCGCCTACGCCGTCTCGGTCGACGCCCGGCACGGGGTCACCACCGGCATCTCGGCCGCCGATCGCGCCCGCACGGTGCGGGTGCTCGGCGATCCGGCGAGCGGCCCGACCGACCTGATCCGCCCCGGGCACGTGCTGCCGCTGCGCGCCGTGCCCGGCGGGGTGCTGGCCCGCCCCGGGCACACCGAGGCCACCGTGGACCTGGCCCGGCTGGCCGGCCTGCCGCCGGCCGGCGCCATCGCGGAGATCGTCAACGACGACGGCACCATGGCCCGGCTGCCCGACCTGGTCCCCTTCGCCCGCGCCCACGGCCTGAAGATCATCTCCATCGAGGCGCTGATCGCCTACCGGCGGCGGCTGGCCGCGGTGGAGTCCACCGGCGCCGAGGCGGAGCCCCTCGGCGGGGCGGCCGGGCCCGCCGGGGCGACGCGGCCGGCCGGGGCGACGCGGCCGGCCGGCGCGACCGCGCTCGGCGCCGCGCACGGCGGCGGCGACGCCGGCCCGTCGGGGGACCTGCCCGGCGTGGTGCGCGCCGCCGAGACCGACCTGCCCACCCGGCACGGCCGGTTCCGCGCCGTCGGCTACCGGGCCGCGGACGGCGGCGAGCACATCGCCCTGGTGGCCGGCGAGCTGGTGGACGGGCGGCTGCCCAAGGGCGAGGACGTCCCGGTCCGGGTGCACTCCGAGTGCCTCACCGGCGACGCCTTCGGTTCGCTGCGCTGCGACTGCGGTCCGCAGTTGGAGGCGGCGATGGAGCGGATCGCCGAGATCGGCCACGGGGTCGTGCTGTACCTGCGCGGGCACGAGGGGCGCGGCATCGGGCTGGTGCACAAGCTGCGCGCCTACCAGCTCCAGGACGCCGGGCTGGACACCGTGGACGCCAACCTCGAACTCGGCCTGCCCGCCGACGCCCGGGACTACCGGGCCGGGGCGCAGATCCTCGCCGACCTCGGGGTGCGCTCGGTGCGGCTGCTGACCAACAACCCCGCGAAGCGGGACGCCCTGGAGGCGCTGGGCATCCCGGTGACCGGCCGGGAGGCCGTGCCGGTCCCGCCCGGCGTGGACAACGTGCGCTACCTGGTCACCAAGCGCGACCGGATGGGGCACGACCTGCCCTGGTTGCGCACCGCCGCCCCCGAGCCGCCGCCGGTCCCGCAGCCGACCGGTTCCTGA
- the ribH gene encoding 6,7-dimethyl-8-ribityllumazine synthase, which produces MSGRGAPTLTVENCQDLRVAVVAAQWHEKIMDALLDGSLRALRELGIVEPTVLRVPGSFELPVVVGTVAKRGYDAVVALGVVIRGGTPHFEYVCQGVTAGLTQVTVDTGVPVGFGVLTCDDEQQALDRAGLEGSTEDKGHEAAVAAVATAMTLRTVSEPWR; this is translated from the coding sequence ATGAGTGGCAGGGGAGCCCCCACCCTCACCGTGGAGAACTGCCAGGACCTGCGGGTCGCCGTGGTGGCGGCGCAGTGGCACGAGAAGATCATGGACGCCCTGCTGGACGGCTCGCTGCGGGCCCTGCGCGAGCTGGGGATCGTCGAGCCGACCGTGCTGCGGGTGCCGGGCAGCTTCGAACTGCCGGTGGTGGTCGGCACCGTGGCCAAGCGGGGCTACGACGCGGTGGTGGCGCTGGGCGTGGTGATCCGCGGCGGCACCCCGCACTTCGAGTACGTCTGCCAGGGCGTGACGGCCGGGCTCACCCAGGTCACCGTGGACACCGGCGTTCCCGTCGGGTTCGGGGTGCTCACCTGCGACGACGAGCAGCAGGCGCTGGACCGGGCTGGCCTGGAGGGCTCGACGGAGGACAAGGGGCACGAGGCGGCCGTCGCCGCCGTCGCCACCGCCATGACGCTGCGGACGGTCTCCGAACCCTGGCGGTGA
- a CDS encoding GntR family transcriptional regulator produces the protein MALPQYEWIATDLRSQIVRGELAPGDTLPAEGALAEQWGVARSTVKQALGLLRNEGLVESRQGVGTWVRERLPLARTAGERYDCALRTGRVYPAGEQADILAADVVEAPDHVAAGLGLQPRALVVRRHRVTNEDARPVATSWSFFHAAVADLAPRLLEKERIHQGTTRYLEQRTFRRPKSARDMWTSRLATAEERALLDLQDPSAVTEVRHITYDANGVPLAYEVGVTPAGRWARTEEYPLGR, from the coding sequence GTGGCACTGCCCCAGTACGAATGGATCGCCACCGACCTGCGCAGCCAGATCGTCCGGGGCGAGCTGGCCCCCGGCGACACGCTGCCGGCGGAAGGCGCGCTCGCGGAGCAGTGGGGCGTGGCCCGTTCGACCGTCAAGCAGGCGCTCGGCCTGCTGCGCAACGAGGGGCTGGTGGAGTCCCGGCAGGGCGTCGGCACCTGGGTGCGCGAGCGGCTGCCGCTGGCCCGCACCGCCGGCGAGCGCTACGACTGCGCGCTGCGGACCGGACGGGTGTACCCGGCCGGCGAGCAGGCCGACATCCTCGCCGCGGACGTCGTCGAGGCCCCCGACCACGTCGCCGCCGGCCTCGGCCTGCAGCCGCGGGCCCTGGTGGTGCGCCGGCACCGGGTGACCAACGAGGACGCGCGGCCGGTCGCGACCTCGTGGAGCTTCTTCCACGCCGCCGTCGCCGACCTCGCGCCGCGCCTGCTGGAGAAGGAGCGGATCCACCAGGGCACCACGCGCTACCTGGAGCAGCGGACCTTCCGCCGCCCGAAGAGCGCCCGGGACATGTGGACCTCGCGCCTGGCCACGGCGGAGGAGCGGGCCCTGCTGGACCTCCAGGACCCCTCCGCGGTGACCGAGGTGCGCCACATCACCTACGACGCCAACGGGGTGCCGCTGGCCTACGAGGTGGGGGTCACCCCGGCCGGCCGCTGGGCGCGCACCGAGGAGTACCCGCTGGGACGGTAG
- a CDS encoding phosphoribosyl-ATP diphosphatase produces METKTFEQLFAELQQKVADGQPGSRTVELVQAGVHAIGKKIVEEAAEVWMAAEYETDEQAAEEISQLLYHLQVMMVARGISLEDVYRHL; encoded by the coding sequence GTGGAGACCAAAACGTTCGAGCAGCTCTTCGCGGAGCTCCAGCAGAAGGTGGCCGACGGCCAGCCCGGCTCCCGCACCGTGGAGCTGGTGCAGGCAGGCGTGCACGCCATCGGCAAGAAGATCGTCGAGGAGGCGGCCGAGGTGTGGATGGCCGCCGAGTACGAGACCGACGAGCAGGCCGCCGAGGAGATCTCGCAGCTCCTCTACCACCTGCAGGTGATGATGGTGGCCCGGGGCATCTCCCTGGAGGACGTCTACCGCCACCTGTGA
- the hisG gene encoding ATP phosphoribosyltransferase, which produces MLRIAVPNKGSLSEPAAAMLHEAGYRQRKDSRELVLVDPENNVEFFFLRPRDIAVYVGSGRLDLGITGRDLLLDSGAEAEEVMQLGFGGSTFRWATRPGTATGLADLEGLTIATSYPGVVERYLAEHGVNAAVVRLDGAVETAIQLGVADVIADVVSTGTTLRNAGLEIIGEPILESDAVLIRRKGADSSHAVELFLRRMQGVLVARRYVMMDYDIRAEQVEAAVALTPGLESPTVSPLHNSGWVAVRAMVPHRDAQRIMDDLYEIGARAILVTKIHACRL; this is translated from the coding sequence ATGCTGCGCATCGCCGTACCGAACAAGGGTTCCCTCTCCGAGCCTGCGGCGGCGATGCTCCATGAGGCCGGCTACCGGCAGCGCAAGGACTCGCGCGAACTGGTCCTGGTCGACCCGGAGAACAACGTCGAGTTCTTCTTCCTGCGCCCCCGCGACATCGCCGTCTACGTCGGCTCCGGCCGGCTGGACCTCGGCATCACCGGCCGCGACCTCCTCCTCGACTCCGGCGCGGAGGCCGAGGAGGTCATGCAGCTCGGCTTCGGCGGCTCCACCTTCCGCTGGGCCACCCGCCCCGGCACCGCCACCGGCCTGGCCGACCTGGAGGGCCTGACCATCGCCACCTCCTACCCGGGCGTGGTGGAGCGCTACCTCGCCGAGCACGGCGTGAACGCCGCCGTGGTCCGCCTGGACGGCGCGGTGGAGACCGCGATACAGCTCGGCGTGGCGGACGTCATCGCCGACGTGGTCTCCACCGGCACCACCCTGCGCAACGCGGGGCTGGAGATCATCGGCGAGCCGATCCTGGAGTCCGACGCCGTCCTGATCCGCCGCAAGGGCGCGGACAGCTCGCACGCCGTGGAGCTGTTCCTCCGCCGGATGCAGGGCGTGCTGGTGGCGCGCCGCTATGTGATGATGGACTACGACATCCGGGCGGAGCAGGTGGAGGCGGCCGTCGCGCTGACGCCGGGCCTGGAGTCCCCGACGGTCTCGCCGCTGCACAACTCCGGATGGGTCGCGGTGCGGGCCATGGTGCCCCACCGGGACGCCCAGCGGATCATGGACGACCTCTACGAGATCGGCGCCCGGGCGATCCTGGTCACCAAGATCCACGCCTGCCGGCTGTGA
- a CDS encoding PH domain-containing protein: protein MTETGRPPGADDRRPPTLPAVFRPRRVWIFLHVVGAALTTAMVVVALALPTGGPGAWGVGDRAALVCFGLFCWGVAALLARPKVVVDEAGLTVVNVVRRRRLEWAEVVRVNLRQGDPWVLLDLSDGTTLAAMGIQPAGGRDQAVRGARALRDLVDAHAPEDPRG from the coding sequence ATGACCGAGACCGGCCGGCCCCCGGGCGCGGACGACCGCCGCCCGCCCACGCTGCCCGCGGTCTTCCGCCCCCGCCGGGTCTGGATCTTCCTGCACGTGGTCGGCGCCGCGCTGACCACGGCCATGGTGGTGGTCGCGCTGGCGCTGCCGACCGGCGGCCCCGGCGCCTGGGGCGTCGGCGACCGCGCCGCCCTGGTCTGCTTCGGCCTGTTCTGCTGGGGCGTGGCGGCGCTGCTGGCGCGGCCCAAGGTGGTCGTCGACGAGGCCGGGCTCACCGTGGTCAACGTGGTGCGCCGGCGCCGCCTGGAGTGGGCCGAGGTGGTCCGCGTCAACCTGCGGCAGGGCGACCCGTGGGTGCTGCTGGACCTCTCCGACGGCACCACGCTGGCCGCCATGGGCATCCAGCCGGCGGGCGGACGCGACCAGGCGGTGCGCGGCGCCCGCGCCCTGCGGGACCTCGTCGACGCCCACGCCCCCGAGGACCCGCGCGGCTAG
- a CDS encoding hemolysin family protein: protein MTELLLLGVAVLLTAACAVFVASEFSLTTVERGELERAAAKGLRGADHALKAVRRLTVQLSGAQLGITLTSLVIGMIAEPSVGRLLTGPLAALGIPASAAAGVSLTLATVLVTVFTMIFGELVPKNWAISNPLGMARVVALPQQLFTAAFGPLINGLNNTANYVVRRLGMEPTEELASARTPNELMALARHSAREGALEADTADLFVRTLRLSELTAQSVMTPRVQVRSLQDNATAADVINLTRATGLSRFPVYRQSLDDVVGVVHLKDALAVPADQRMEWSVGRLAAEPMRVPETLPVDQLLEQLRRRQTMAIVVDEYGGTAGVATLEDIVEEVVGQVRDEHDVDEAPEILPVHSVDGTPDSWEVDGGYRIDELERMGMRVPEGPYETLAGLLADRLGRIPAKGDTLEVAGWHAEVLSVEHHRAERVRLTAPSEPARPHEHADRPRGADAGDAPDAGTDRVGDHERSPALRAAARALREGQHDRGGHGDGAVHAHRDGALAHREGVSAR from the coding sequence ATGACCGAACTGCTCCTGCTCGGTGTGGCCGTCCTGCTCACCGCCGCCTGCGCGGTGTTCGTGGCCTCCGAGTTCTCCCTCACCACCGTCGAGCGCGGTGAGCTCGAACGCGCCGCCGCCAAGGGCCTGCGCGGCGCGGACCACGCGCTGAAGGCGGTCCGCCGGCTGACCGTCCAGCTCTCCGGCGCCCAGCTGGGCATCACCCTGACCTCGCTGGTGATCGGCATGATCGCCGAGCCCTCGGTGGGCCGGCTGCTGACCGGGCCGCTGGCCGCGCTGGGCATCCCCGCCTCGGCCGCGGCCGGCGTCAGCCTCACCCTGGCCACCGTCCTGGTGACCGTCTTCACCATGATCTTCGGTGAGCTGGTGCCGAAGAACTGGGCGATCTCCAACCCGCTCGGCATGGCCCGGGTCGTCGCCCTGCCGCAGCAGCTGTTCACCGCCGCGTTCGGCCCGCTGATCAACGGGCTGAACAACACCGCGAACTACGTGGTGCGCCGGCTCGGCATGGAGCCGACCGAGGAGCTGGCCTCCGCGCGCACCCCGAACGAGCTGATGGCGCTGGCCCGGCACTCCGCCCGGGAGGGCGCGCTGGAGGCCGACACCGCGGACCTGTTCGTGCGCACCCTGCGGTTGTCCGAGCTGACCGCGCAGAGCGTGATGACGCCGCGCGTGCAGGTGCGCTCCCTCCAGGACAACGCCACGGCCGCCGACGTGATCAACCTCACCCGGGCCACCGGGCTGTCCCGCTTCCCCGTCTACCGGCAGAGCCTGGACGACGTCGTCGGCGTGGTGCACCTGAAGGACGCCCTCGCGGTCCCCGCCGACCAGCGGATGGAGTGGTCCGTCGGCCGTCTCGCCGCCGAGCCCATGCGGGTCCCGGAGACCCTTCCGGTGGACCAGCTGCTGGAGCAGCTGCGGCGCCGGCAGACCATGGCGATCGTGGTGGACGAGTACGGCGGCACGGCCGGGGTGGCCACCCTGGAGGACATCGTCGAGGAGGTCGTCGGCCAGGTCCGCGACGAGCACGACGTGGACGAGGCCCCGGAGATCCTGCCGGTGCACTCCGTCGACGGCACCCCGGACAGCTGGGAGGTCGACGGCGGGTACCGCATCGACGAGCTGGAGCGGATGGGCATGCGCGTCCCGGAGGGCCCCTACGAGACCCTCGCCGGCCTGCTCGCCGACCGGCTCGGCCGCATCCCGGCCAAGGGCGACACGCTGGAGGTCGCGGGCTGGCACGCCGAGGTGCTCTCCGTGGAGCACCACCGCGCCGAGCGCGTGCGGCTCACCGCGCCGTCCGAGCCGGCCCGGCCCCACGAGCACGCCGACCGCCCCCGCGGCGCGGACGCCGGCGACGCGCCCGACGCCGGGACCGACCGGGTGGGGGACCACGAGCGGTCCCCGGCCCTGCGGGCGGCGGCCAGGGCCCTGCGCGAGGGACAGCACGACCGCGGCGGGCACGGCGACGGTGCCGTCCACGCGCACCGCGACGGCGCCCTCGCGCACCGTGAGGGGGTGAGCGCCCGATGA
- a CDS encoding hemolysin family protein, with product MTAFQLLLGGLTLLTNAFFVGAEFALISVRRSQIEPLADAGDRRARTVLSALEHLSPMMATAQFGITLSTVVLGAVAEPAIAHLLEPGFEAVGVPHGLVHPISFVIALTLATYLHMLVGEMVPKNIALAAPATTALWLAPPLVAITRVLRPLIFSINALANGILRLMGVQARDEVESAFDSTQLAHMLKDSQAAGLLDPREQERLEDALALGRRPVTEVLLSTDHTVTVPVDVTAERLEELAVATGFSRFPVVGEGGAILGYLHVKDALDAEDRAAPIARSVWRPVISVPAATPLDDALAAMRRGASHLAAVVDDADHTLGLVTMEDVLEELVGEVNDPAHQAAPPVGV from the coding sequence ATGACCGCGTTCCAGTTGCTGCTGGGTGGCCTCACCCTGTTGACCAACGCCTTCTTCGTCGGCGCCGAGTTCGCCCTGATCTCGGTCCGCCGCAGCCAGATCGAGCCGCTGGCCGACGCGGGCGACCGCCGGGCGCGGACCGTGCTGTCCGCCCTGGAGCACCTGTCGCCGATGATGGCCACGGCGCAGTTCGGCATCACGCTCTCCACGGTCGTGCTGGGCGCGGTCGCCGAGCCGGCCATCGCGCACCTGCTGGAGCCCGGCTTCGAGGCCGTCGGCGTGCCGCACGGCCTGGTGCACCCGATCTCCTTCGTCATCGCGCTGACGCTGGCGACCTACCTGCACATGCTGGTCGGCGAGATGGTGCCGAAGAACATCGCGCTGGCCGCGCCCGCCACCACCGCGCTGTGGCTGGCGCCCCCGCTGGTGGCGATCACCCGGGTGCTGCGCCCGCTGATCTTCTCCATCAACGCGCTGGCCAACGGCATCCTGCGGCTGATGGGCGTGCAGGCCAGGGACGAGGTGGAGTCGGCCTTCGACAGCACCCAGCTGGCCCACATGCTCAAGGACTCCCAGGCGGCCGGCCTGCTCGACCCGCGCGAGCAGGAACGCCTGGAGGACGCGCTGGCGCTGGGCCGCCGGCCGGTCACCGAGGTGCTGCTCAGCACCGACCACACGGTGACCGTCCCGGTCGACGTCACCGCCGAGCGGCTGGAGGAGCTCGCCGTCGCCACCGGGTTCTCCCGGTTCCCGGTGGTGGGCGAGGGCGGCGCGATCCTGGGCTACCTGCACGTCAAGGACGCCCTGGACGCGGAGGACCGCGCGGCGCCCATCGCCCGCTCGGTGTGGCGGCCGGTCATCTCGGTCCCGGCGGCCACACCGCTGGACGACGCCCTGGCCGCCATGCGCCGCGGCGCCTCCCACCTGGCGGCGGTCGTGGACGACGCCGACCACACGCTGGGGCTGGTCACCATGGAGGACGTCCTGGAGGAACTGGTCGGCGAGGTGAACGACCCCGCCCACCAGGCGGCACCCCCGGTCGGCGTCTGA